Proteins from a single region of Amblyomma americanum isolate KBUSLIRL-KWMA chromosome 10, ASM5285725v1, whole genome shotgun sequence:
- the LOC144107515 gene encoding uncharacterized protein LOC144107515, giving the protein MAVAWTAVTERLSFCTQALSPPTYPQPSPSEPSSPKPRIEAIKRRCYELLWQLGAFALVAAVVAVLVVAVLSRGRVHPGAAPLKGANVVSGANATRVNGIRSPSTPTSVTAGDADRPGHSTDGVNRRPRQKPRRHRGGGKSRRGLPKTSATLQRKPLATSGHEARPRPTPKSTSSAGDDREARTASHTWYSPTSPAP; this is encoded by the exons ATGGCCGTAGCTTGGACAGCTGTGACTGAGCGCCTCTCGTTTTGCACGCAGGCCCTCTCGCCGCCGACGTACCCCCAACCGTCGCCTTCGGAGCCGTCGTCGCCCAAGCCACGGATCGAGGCGATAAAGCGCAGATG CTACGAGCTGCTCTGGCAGCTCGGCGCCTTCGCCCTGGTGGCTGCCGTGGTCGCTGTGCTGGTGGTCGCGGTCCTATCCCGCGGAAGGGTGCACCCGGGGGCGGCGCCCCTGAAGGGAGCGAACGTGGTCAGCGGCGCCAACGCCACCCGCGTCAACGGCATCCGGTCTCCTTCCACGCCGACGTCCGTCACTGCCGGGGACGCAGACCGGCcgggccacagcaccgacggCGTCAACAGGAGGCCCAGGCAGAAGCCACGGCGGCACCGCG GAGGCGGAAAATCACGAAGGGGGCTCCCCAAGACGTCGGCGACTCTGCAGAGGAAGCCGCTCGCCACGTCCGGCCACGAGGCCCGGCCGCGGCCCACACCAAAATCTACTTCCTCGGCCGGGGATGACCGAGAGGCTAGGACCGCCTCCCACACATGGTACAGCCCGACG TCCCCGGCCCCGTAA